In Phycisphaerae bacterium RAS2, the DNA window TCCGAAATCATTGACGCGATCGACGCCCGGCAACTGATCGAACGCGACGCCGTTTCCGCCCAGGCGCACCCGCAGCGTGTCAGCGCCATACTGGCTCTTGATCTGTTCCAGCGTGCCGTCCAGCACCTTCTGACCCTTGAAGATCATGAACACGAAGTCGCACATCCGCTCGGCCACGTCCATGTCGTGCGTCGAGAACAGCACCGTCGCACCCGCCCGCTTCAGGTCCAGCACGGCGTCTTTCAGAACGTCCATGTTCACTGGGTCCAGCCCGCTGAACGGCTCGTCCAGAATCACCAGGTCCGGCTTGTGCAGCACGGTCGCGATGAATTGAACCTTCTGCGCCATGCCCTTGGAGAGCGCTTCGACTTTCTTGTTCTCCGCGCCGGGCAGCTCCAGTCGCTTAAACCAGTTCGCGATGTCGGCGCGCACACCCCGCGCGCCCTTCAACGCCGCGTAAAACTCGAGCACGTCGATCACCTTCATCTTGCGATACAGCCCGCGCTCCTCGGGGAGATAGCCGATGCGATCACACGCCGCCGCGCCGGCCGTCGCGTCTTCCCCCAGAACGCGGATCGTGCCGCGGTCGGGATGGAAAATGCGCATGATCATGCGAAGCGTCGTCGTCTTGCCTGATCCGTTCGGACCGATGAAGCCGTAAACCGACCCGGCGGGCACGTGCAACGACAGATCGTTCACCGCCGTGAACGCGCCGAAGGTCTTGGTGACGCCGTTAATGGCCACGGCGTCGGAGCGGGACGTTGACATATGTATTTCCGGCTCGCGGGACAGGTTCGTCAGGCCGAATCGAATCGGCCGTGATCCGATGCGTCGGTTCGTGACCAAAGAATACCGGCGACGCCGAAGGGACTCCACCCCGGGAGCATCGACGGCTCTTGTCAGGCATCCGCGGCTCTCGCCACGAGTCAGTTGAACGCACCCTTCGCCCCGCGCTCACGCGAAGAGAGCAGAACAAAAGAAAAGGGCCGGCGGAACGGGGTTCCACCAGCCCTTTGGTTCAGGCAATCGTTTCAATCGCCAGTCGCTACGGAAGAATGAAGTCAATAAACGGCTGCACGTCCAGGCCGTTGACTTCGCTGTCGGCGTTGCGATCGTACATGCATAGCAAGGCCGGGTCCTGATTGGTGCCCAGCATCACGGCGACAAACAGCGCGATGTCGGTGTACTGCGAATCGCACTCGTCGGGGACGGCATTGGTGTTGCAGTCCAGGCTGGTGGCATTCAGGATGTCGGTCAGGTCGTTGACGGTGTTGCTGTTGCAGTCGCCCTGGACCGGTTCGTAGGCCTGAAGGAACAATGCGTAATCGTCGTTGTCGACGTCGCCGTCCTGGTCGATGTCGTGCACGCTGCATGCGTCGTCGGGCGTGTAGGTCGGCGTCGGGCCGGTGAAGCAGGCGACAAAGTCGGCGAAGTCCACCTGGTCGATGAAATTGTTCCCGTCAGCGTCGAACTCGGCGCGCCCGAGCGAACCCAGGAACGCAATGACGTGGTCCTTGTCGGTCTGGCTCAACGCCGCGAAGGCCGCCCCGGCCGGCTGGGCCTCGCTGAACGGCGCGTTGTGCCACCCGATGGCCGCGGTGACGCGGCTGGCGAACGTGCCGCCGGTGACGCGGGCATCGTGAATCAGCGGATCGCGCATGCGCAGGCCCCACAGCGGTGTCGTACGCAGCTCGCGTACACTCGCCATGCCCTGCTCGATGCCGTCGCCGAGCGTGCCCATGTCATGCAGCAAAAAGTCTGAATAAGCACGGACCGGCTTGTTGCGGATCGCGTCCTCCAGACCGCCATCGTTCGACGTCATGAACTGCGGGATGTGACAATCGTCGCAACCAATCGCGTTGAAGATCGATTCGCCGGTCATGCCCGACTTGGGCGTCTGCGGCGGCGCCGCGAGGAATCGCTGGAAATGCGTCACGTGATCGATGAAGTGCTGCCCGTTGATGTCCGGCCCGTCCTCCGGATCGGCCACGGTGTCGCACTCGCCGAGCGTCGGCGGATCGTCGCCGTTCGGATCGTTCTCCGTGAGAATGAACCGATTGGTCAGGCCCATCTCGTTCAACGATGCATCAGCGGAAAAAGTCAGCACGGTCGCAACCTGGCTCTTCCAGCCGAAACGGCCGACTCGGAGCGGACTCATCGGCGGGTCTTCAAACGCCTCGACCATGTGCGCCTTGCCGCTGATGCCGGGGCCGACCGCCTCATTCGCCTGGATGTCGGCGTCGGGGATCGCCTCGATCAGGCCGAATCCGAGGGTCGAAGTCGTGAGTCGATGCGCCGTCACGTTGGCTTCGGGCGGGACAACTTCAATGCAGGTGCCGTTGATCCCCTGGACCTGGAGCAACGAACCGCCCTTCTCATCGAGCGGGTCGAAGATCTCGTTCTTGTCATCGAAGAAGCCGAATCGCGTTACGACCATGGCTCCGCTGCCGCCGATCGGCGTGGAGTGGCAGGCGCCGCAACTGGTTTCGTTGAAGACCGGTCCGAGGCCTTCTGCGATGGTCAATGCGGTGTTGAACTTGGTCTGGCCCGCGATGAACCGATCAAGCTGGGCAGGGGTCAGACCGGTCAAAGGATCGCCCATCTTGGGTTGCAGATCGACGGCGAATGCACGATCGGCCACCGGGCCTGGCGTAAGCACCGCCGCGAAAACCCACAAACCCAATACTCGGTTCACAGCACGCTTCTTTCCGTTCATCGCGAAACTCTCCTTAAATGGCGGGCAAGCGCCGCACACCTTCGCTTCGGCTTGCACCGACGCGCTGGCACAGCGTGCAACCGGCGCGCCTGGGGCGCGCAGCAATCCACGGCTAGTCCCCCCGACTGCGTGACAACCCGCTATCTATTCAGCCTGCAGGCCGAACTAGATTGAGCAGTCCTGCCCGTTGAGAATCTCGTCAACGAAGAGCGAGATATCGTTCATATCCAGCCCATTGTTGTCGATGTCTGCACACGAGCAGATGCCTGGGTTGCCGAGGAGACAATTTACGAAGCCGGCGATGTCCAAACCGTTGCGCTGACCGTCGCCATTGGTGTTGCCGGGGCAACTGCATCCGCCCTCGCACACCTTGCTGGTGACTTCGAACGCGTCGATGGCGCCTTCGCAGGTTGTCGCCGTGCCGGTGTCCACGACGGAGAACCGGACGCGGACGTTGGCCGTTAGGGCGTCGTTCTGGAAGTAGTCGCTCACGCGGAACGAGGCAAGCGTCCAGGCCGAAGCACTGGTCGTGATGGTTTCGACAGTTGTCCAGTTGGCGCCGTTGTTGTTGCTGACCGCGACGGTCATGCTGTCGCCGGTGCTTCCGAAGAACCAGCGGGCATAGCGGATGACCGCGTCGGAGCCTGTCAGATCAATCGGGGGCGAAATCAAGTGCGTCGGCCCGCCGTCAACGTCCGCGGCACCGACCGCGCCACCCACAACACCTTGACCCGTTACCCAGCACATGACGTTGGGAGCGGCCTCGTAGTCGTCCTCGGGCTGGGCCTGGTTGGCGCCGCTCAGCGTGCCGACCGGATCGACGCGGACCCACGCGCCACCGGTCAGCGAGGGGTCATTCTGAACGGTCCAGCCGGCGTCGCTCACTTCGAAACTCTCAAGCGCCACCGCCTCATCGGTCGCAATTGTCGCACGATACGTCGCAGCCGGTGCGTTCGAGGGGCTGTAGAAAATGCCGCCGCCGACCAGCTGACCACGGATGTAATACCGAATAAAGTCGCCGCACTCGCCCGCCGGCAACGAGGCCGTGTAGCGGTCACCGCTGACGTGCGTCATCGGCGTCGAGCTGAAGGCTCCGCCGTTGATGCTGTAATGCAGCGTAATGGTACCCGGCTGCAACGCGCCGTTGACCGGAACCACATCGACTTCAAGCAGCTGCGACGTCGCCGGCGCCACGGCCTGCGGCGCGCCGCCGATGATCGTGTAATTGATCGAAACCGGAGGAATGTTGATCCAGACTTCCATCGAATTGCAGCGGCCCAGGACGATGTCGTTGTACCCGTCGCCGTTGATGTCAAAGATGGCCGAGTGGTACGTGCCGATGAGATTGCCCGTCGGAATAACCGAGGGGCTGGCTTCCTGGAGCGTCACGTTCGGAGCGTTGCCGAGGTTGCGGTAGATGTGAGCCCGGCGCGAGCAGCCGAAGCCGTCGACGTCCACGTCCGAGATGAACACATCCTTCCAGCCGTCGTTATCGAGGTCAATGATGATGGACTGGCTGCCGAAGCCGTCGTCGCCGCCGGCCTGAAAAGCAAATGAAAACGTGTTGAAGTTCGGCGCGCCGCTGCCGTCGTTGCCGGTGTTCAACAGGTACCGATCGGCGTTGTCGTCCGTCGTGACAAGGTCGATTCGGTTGTCATTGTTCAGGTCGCCGGCGCTGACGAAGTACGGTGCCTGGGCGTTGACGATCTTGTAATTGTTGAAGAATCCCACGTTGGCGGGATTGTTCATGACCACCGCGACGTGCTGCGGCGGGGTCAGGGCAGTCTGCTTGACGACGTCATTGACACCGTCGCCGTTGATGTCGCAGATGATGCTGGCCGCGCCGAACGTCGCATACAGATAATTCCGGTTGCCGACGCCGCCGGGATAATTGAAGATCGAGCCCATGCGCGACGTGCTCTCGTCCACGAAGACGCCGGGGTTGCCCGCGCCCATGTTGACCAGCAGCTTGTTGTCGAAGTCGTTGTTCGGATTCTCCGCCGGACCGGTCTGGCCACTGTCATAGTCGCCATAGTAAATATCCGGGTAGCCGTCGCCCGTCACGTCGCCGACGGCGACCGAGCAGAATCGCGGATTGGCCACCGCGCCGGTCACGCTCAACATCTGCGGGATGCGGAAGTCCTCATGCCGAAAACCCTGCCAGACGCCGGAGACCTCGCCGAGGTTTCGGTAGATGCGCGGGTGCCCGATCACCTTCGACAATCCATCGCTCACCGTTGTTGCGGTGACAAGATCGAGCCAGCCATCGAGGTTCAGGTCGACCAGCAGCACGTCGCGGTCATTCGTCGACGTGAGAAAGCCCTGGTCGCCCGGCACGTCCGACGCCGACGCGTACAGCGCCGTCTGGTCGGTCAGCACGCCGTTGACATTCATGAACAGGACATTCGGTCGGCCGCCCGCGGTGGAAAACGGGTTCTTGCGTACGCAGACCAGGTCAATATCCCCGTCCTGGTCGACGTCGCCCCAGGCGTAGTCCTTCTCCTCCGGATCGGATGTACTTACGGCCGGCGCCGCATTGATGCGGATCCCGGTCTGGTTCTGAAACGTCACCCATTGTCCTTGTGCCGACCCCCAGACACACAGAACACTGATGGCCAGACAAATCGACAGGTTTCGGGGATTCAAGGCTATGCCCTCGCTGTAAATGTAGAAGATCGTTGTGCCCACTGTTGCAGTGGGTCGGCTCACTCCAGTCTGTTAAGTGTAACCGAACGCGATATAAGACTCAATTAGTTGATGACTTAGGGAAAAGGGTGGCGAGGATTTCCTACGACCCCCAAAGTCCGAATTTCGTTCATCCACAACCAGTTGCCGTGTATAAAGTTGCCCCTATGCACATTCCCAGCTAACTGCATATTATGCAATCGCACAAAAAGGCGTGAACAGGAAAAATCGAGTCCGCGGGCAAGATCACGCACCGCGGATCCCCTCGATTACGTAATGCGCTTGAGCGATGCCTGTGCCCAGTTCGCCTTCATAGGTTGGGTGATTGATGGCGAGTTAACGCTTTGCTTCCAGTGCGACCTCTTCGGGCGCAGCGCCTTGCCGAATCGTGTAATGCCCTGCCTTCAGATTCTCGTAACGTGTTTGGACAACTGGTTGGTCAGCGAAGCGCGCATCGGGCCACACGATCGACAATTTATCAATCTGATCCGCATCGCCCAATCCGATCAGCACTCGAAGCGTTGACTGCGACAGCCGCCCGCTTCCGGCGGCAACGGTTCGCACAACGGTGCGCCCGCCGATCACCGCCTCGATCCTCGCTCCAATCGCATCGCGATTGCATCGTTCGCCGACCAATTGCAGCGAAACACGTCTGCCCGCGCTGCGAAGCCCATTTCGCACGAGCCGCGGCCCGGTCGCGTCTCCCGAATTGACCCATACGTCTAAATCGCCATCGCGGTCCCAGTCCACCGCCACCACCGAGCCGATCGCCGCCGCGCCCCCGACCCCAAGCGTGGACACATCGCAGAACTGACCGCCTCCGAGATTCAGGTACACGGCGGTCTGCTCGCTGCCGGCCCATCCACCACCCTTGCTCATCCAACTCCTTAACTTCGCCAATGCGCGGTGGCCCTCCGCGAGTCTCCCCGGATCGCCCAGCGCATCGGCAACGCGTCGCCAGAAGTAGCTCGCCGCTTCGCCGCCATGGGCAACCGATAAGACTCCATTCGTGACAAACAAATCTTCCAGTCCGTCGCCATTGAAGTCGATCAGCGTCGCCCCGCTCGTCCAGCCACCCAGGCGAACGCCCGATTCGTCGGCGCGATTCAGGAACGTGCCCTTCCCCTGATTGACATACAACCCGTTGCCCTGCGGAAGCCGTTGCACGGCGACGCGCGACGCGGGATCCGCATCCTCCATGAAGCGAGGCTGAAAAACGATCCGGCTGCCCTCCGGACTGAACACATTGCCCGCGAACAGATCCAGATCGCCGTCGCCGTCAAAATCAGCCCAGCAAGCCGTGCAGCCGATGGCGGCAAGGTCCAATCCGCTCTGCGCGGTCACGTCGACGAATCGCCCACCGTCGCAGCGAAACAACCGCCCGCTCGCGAACTCCGAGGCGACGTACAAATCCGCGTCGCCGTCGCCGTCATAGTCCGCCCACGCCGCCGCGGAAGAAAATCGATGGTTGCCGCGACCAAGCCCGACCGCCGCCGTGGCATCGGCGAAACCGCGCGGGCCATCGTTGCGAAGCAGCACATCGGCGGGGCCATTCGTTGCGTCATGGAGCGGCTGGGGCATCGGGCCGTCAACGAGCCAGTCGAAACTGCGACACGCGTACACATCCAGATCGCCGTCGAGGTCATAGTCCGCCGCCGCCAGTGAGCCGAACCGCCCCGGCCCGGTCGCCAGGTGCGCGTGACGCTGCGTGAATCGCCCGCGCCCGTCGTTCTCATAGAAAACAACCGTCGCGCCCGTGGACGCGACCAGGTCCGTGTCGCCGTCGTTGTCCCAATCGATCAGCAGCACGCCGCCCGTGTCGTCGGTCCAGTCCACACCGGCCTCGCGCGCCGCCTCGCGCACGCCGCCGTCGGCCTGTTGCAGCAGAAGTTGATTCGGCTGCCCAGCCCCCATTCCCACGTACACATCCTCAAGCCCGTCGCCGTTCACATCGCCGATGGCGAGACCGAGATCCGATCGATGCGGACTGTTTGATGCAGACGGCGGACCGGGCTTCGGCTTCTGATTTTTCATTAGCTCGGTTGCCCGCGCACCGTTCAGCATCGCTCCCTCGGCCCGAAGCTCGTCGTAACCCATGACCAGGATCGAGACAATCCGCGGCATTGGCGAGCGAGGCAACCGATCACCTGCCTTTGGAACGGGTTCCATGTTCCCCGAACATGCTTCCCCTGCTTCTTCCTCCGTCTCCCACACCCACGACACCGCCCAGCGAGCGTTCTGCTGCACGCGCGACGATCCGTCGCCGCTGTCCACGCGCACGATCACATCCGTCGCAAAATCCGTCGCCGAGTTGGAGATGATGCCGGCCACGCGAAAATCAAATTGAAGCGGGCGCTGCGCATCGGAATCCCCTGCGTCGGAATAAGGTCCGCGCGCGTTCTGGTCGATCGCGCCATGCGGTGCAAGGAACGCCTCAAACGCCGCGCTCGGCGGCGTGCGCCCGATCGACTCCGGCCGACCCCGAAACCGCTCCACGTGAATACCAAGCAAGCGCGTCGTTTCGCGCGGCTCGGGCCGCAGCGGCGGTAACAGACACCTGTCAAATAGCTCCGCCTCGGCCGCTGGAGGAAGCGTCCCCACCTCGGTCAGCACCGCCCCCAGCCGGCAAAGCTGCGCCAGCGCCGCCTCGGCCTGCACTTCGCTCGTCCAGCCGTCCGCAAGGGCGGTGGGGAGATCGGAAGGGCCTTCAGGAATCTCTCCGACCGGCTGTTCGGAATGCGGCCGTTCGCAGCCGCTCAACAGAAGTGCGAAAAAGAGCATCCAGTGCGCAAACAGGGAAAACTGACCGGCCCGTGACGATTGACGCATAAGAAGAACCCGCTCGACGCGCGGATTCCACGCGCCGAACGGGCCATCGTATCCGATGCAACGTTGCGATGCGCTCGCACCGCGATAGTCTGGTGGGCAATGCCCACTCTACGGACTACGGCCCCATCACGATTCCTTCCACCATGCCCTTCACATCCAACCCGTTCGCGGCCCCGTCGCAGTTCACATCCGCCGTCAGCGTGTGATACGCTTCGTGCGGCATGCCCAGGAGCGCGGCCACGAACGGCTCGATGTCTTCCATGTCCGCGATGCCGTCGCCGTTCACATCGCCAAGCTGCTCGTTCTCGCACGGCACGACAGTGCGGATCCGCTGGCGGCCCGCCGCGTCGTGGACCCCGTCGCCGTCGCTGTCGAACTCCAGCACCAGCTCGATCGGCGCGAACGTCTCATGGGCCACGATCCCGACACCGATCGGCAACTTAATCGGCACGCCGATCGGCAGCGCAATCACTCGCAGCACCGGCTCGCCCGGCGGCAATCCATCGAGGCTCACCGCCTCCATGTCTGCCACCTCGCCGCCGGCTCCATCGGGAATCACGGCCCGGATCGAGAACTCCAGCATGCCGCTCGGATCGGCTTCGTTGAGCAGATTCAACGTGTACTCCCGCTGCGTGCCGACGCGCTGCGTCGCTGTCGTCGGATTCTGCCACCAGTCGCCGCACCACCGCGGCGTCGCGCTGACCGTGTTCGTGCAGCCGAACGTCGCTCCCGTCGCGTTGTTCGTCACCGAGAGCTGGTAACACCCGGTCAAGTACGGCGGCGGATTCGGCAGCCCCACCGGCCGCGGTAGATTCACGCACACATTCACACACTGGCCGGCCGGAATCATCGCCGTCACACCGGCGGACGGTGAGAAGTTCATCGCCCCGATGTTGCTGCACCCCGCGCCGCCGATCGGTCCGGAGAGGTTCCACGTGTAGCTCTGCGGCGAGCCGGTGTAGTTGCAAATCTGGAAGCACACCTGCTTGCTGACATCGCCTCGACAATACAGCACCGAGTTCGTGTAGCAGACTTCGCGGCACTTGCCGAGCTGCCCGGCCGTGAACAGGTCCACGATCTCATTGTTGCCGAGCGACCGCCGGAAGAATTCAAACTCATCCAGCACGCCGTTGAGGAAGAGGTTGCCCGCCAGGATCGGCAATCGCTGGCCGAACACCAGCGCCGACGTGTTATTTACGCTGCCGGTGATCGCATTGTCGTTGAAGCTCTGCGCGACGCCGTCGACGAACAGTCGAATCACGTTTGCGCTGCCCGTGCCGCCCGACCCGTTGCGATATACCACCGCTGCCACGTGATGGCACTGGCCGTCGTTGATGAACGGCAGGCCCGTCGCGATGAAATTCCCGAACGTGCCCGACGCCAACTGGAACGCCAGCCGACCGTTGAAGCTGAACATCGTGTAGCCGTGAACGTTGTTGCTCACGTCCACCGTGCGCTTATCCACAAACGGCTCCAGACCCTGGCCCGTTGTGCGGATCCAGCCCTCGATCGTGAAGTTGCCCAGACCGAAGTTGATGTCCGCCGGACCCGGCACGTTCGGCACCGTCACGACGCCGTTCACGCCGTTGAACGCCAGCGCCCCGCTGCTCGAACAACTCGCCGCGCCGGCCGGCGTCACACCGCCCGACGGCGTCCCGTGATTCATGATGCCCGCGATGTCATCAATCGGCGGCAGCACCGGGTTGTCGTCCATCGGCCACCAGTCCGCCATGTTCGCCGGCGGATGCTTGCAGTCGCACGAACAGCGATACCGAACCTTACCGTATTCCTGGGGCGGAATCGGCGGATCGTAATACCGCACGAGATTGCACAAACCGCTGTTGCTGCAACCGCCCGAGCAACGCACCGCGCCATTCACCAGCACCGGGTGGCAAGGCGGATCGACCGGCGGATAACAATCACAATCCGACACTTGATAGTGGCCCGACCCCGCCGGGTACTCGGTGATCTCGATCGGCGTGCAGACTTCGCCATTCGGGCAATAGCCCGCGCACGTCGGGATGCATGTCCCCGGTTGATCCGGATTGCAGTAAGATGTCAAATTGCAGGCCGGTGGCGGTGTCTCGCAGTCGCACCAGTACCGCACCGACCCGTCAGAGTTCTGCGACGTTTGCATCTCACAGGTCTGGCCCACCACGGGGCAACTGAACACGCACATCGGTCCGGCCGGCCCCATCTCGACGCGGCAGAACTCCGGCCCGCACTCGCAGCGCGTGATTCGATACACACCGTCCGCGCCGAGCGTGATTTCCTTCGGCTGACACAACGTGTCGCCGCCCGGGCACCCATTGACGCACGTCATGCCCTGTGGGTCGGGCTGGCACACCGGCGGGTTCACCGCCACCGGGCATGGAATCTCCACATCGCCGAGCTGCGTCTTATCGCCGACCGTCGTGTCCTGATCGAGGTCGATCATGATCGACTGATTGGTAAGCGGGCTGCCGCCGTTGGCCTTCTCTCCAAGAATTCCATATACGTACAAGTCCACACCCGGATCGGGCGGCAGCTTGATCGCGTCCGCCGTGCACCAGACCTGCACGCGATTGTTCGCTGTATTGGGCACGTCGTAGTCGTAATCCGTGCCGCCTGCCGAACTGTCCTGAAGACTATTGATGACCGAGCCGGTCAGGAACGTATTGCCCGACGCAGCCCAGCCGCCGCCGCCGGCCGGATTGGGCGGCGAGTAGCAGAATTGCAGCAGGCGGCTCTGATGCGCTCCGGTGTAGATGTCGTTCGGGCCGCCGAAGGTGTGCATGGTGCGCTCGGCGACGATCATGCAACACGAGGCCGAGGGCGCATTCGGCGCGGTGAAGCTGATGTCGCTGACCGGGCTGGACCATGGATTGGGCTGGTTTTGGTACATCGGCAGGATGAGTTCGAGTTGCTCCGTGCCCGCGATCGGACGGCCGATGTTCGGTCCCGAGGCCGTGAGTCCGACGGACCAGATTTCATTGTCGTACGCCGCACTCTGGCTGGAGCCGTCTTCGCGCCAGATGGAGTAATACAACCGTCGCGTATAGTTCGGTCCGCCGCCCTGGGGATCCGTGTGCGTTTGAACGGCCCAGACGCGCTGACCGCGCTGGGTGATGGGGTGCGGCGTGATGGGCACCATGCCGTTGGGGTCGGGCGGCGGCGACCCGGCCAGCACGATGCCGGTCGCGTGGTTCCACGTCGACAGCACCGTCGCCGACGGACTGATCTGATAAATACGCCCGTCTTCAAAGTTGGACACGTAGAACGAGTGCAGCCCGCAGTCGTAGGTCAGATTGCCCAGACCCGGCCAGCATTCGGTGCCGGTGCAGCCTGTGAACATCGCGTTCGGCAACGTGATCCAGTGCGCCGCCACGCCCGTGTTCGTGTCGATCTTATAGATCGCGCCGGCCGCGCCGCCGGGAACCGTACCGATTGCGTCGGTGCCTGGGCCGAGTGTGGAGTAGATCGCCGTGTGCGCAAGATAAATGTTGCCCAGATCATCCAGCGTTACACCGAAGACCGTGCCCAAATCGGTCTTGAGCCACTTCTGCGCAGCCGACGGTGCATAGAAATTCGTGAACCAGTTGTCGGCGACCGTCGCGCCGGACTGGCCGGAAATGTTCATCACGTTCACAACCGGCAACACCGTGCTGGTGAAGTAGTCAAACCCTTCGTGCGTCGCGACCGCCACCGACCCGGGGAACGTCGACGGAGGAAGGAAATTCGGCTTCTTGCCGCAGCAATCATCGCACGCCGGCGGCGGGCAGGCCGTCCCCGCGCATTGAATCGTGAACGTCCCCGCCGCAGGCGTCGTGCCCGGCTTCGTCCCGATTCGGATCAGGTATTGCTGCCCACACACCACCTCGCAATCCAGATACGTCTGCACGCCGCACGGCGGCGCATTCGGCGGAAACGGCGGCGGAGCAATCGAATCATCCGAGCAGCAAAGCGGCGGCGCGCTCGGCGGCAGCCCCGGGCATGTACAGCCATTTGTATAAAACGCGATCTTCGTGTCGGCCGTGGTCTGGCCGCACGTGTGAATCTGGATCAACCCGGTGCACGTCGCCGTCCAGCAGAACCACACGTCATGCTCGAACGCGAGCTGTCCCGGCTGCCCGCACCACGCGTCCTGCCCTTCGGCGCTGGTCGTCGCCGTGGTCAGATCAAAGTTGAAGACGCCCGTGCCCGAGATCGACGTCGGCGAGCTGCATTGATCGCCCGCTTGCACCGGCGAGGCCATCATCAGCATCACCGCCGTCATGCCCAACGCCGAAAAATTCCGCCGCAACGAATTCATCCTGAACATGCTTCGCTCCAATGACATGGTTCTGTCCTCAATCTGTGGCATGAGGCATTGCCCACCAAGGTTACTGTTTCGCCTTGCTGGTCCGCTGCTCCCTGTCGCCGTTGCGTGGGCACCGCCCATCAATGTTGCTGCTTCGCCTTGCCGGTCCGCTGTTTCCTGTCGCCGTAGGGTGGGCACCGCCCACCATCGACTGCTTCGAGCGACTTCTTCTGACCGGTCGGCCGCTCCTTAAGCAGCGTC includes these proteins:
- the drrA_4 gene encoding Daunorubicin/doxorubicin resistance ATP-binding protein DrrA, with the translated sequence MSTSRSDAVAINGVTKTFGAFTAVNDLSLHVPAGSVYGFIGPNGSGKTTTLRMIMRIFHPDRGTIRVLGEDATAGAAACDRIGYLPEERGLYRKMKVIDVLEFYAALKGARGVRADIANWFKRLELPGAENKKVEALSKGMAQKVQFIATVLHKPDLVILDEPFSGLDPVNMDVLKDAVLDLKRAGATVLFSTHDMDVAERMCDFVFMIFKGQKVLDGTLEQIKSQYGADTLRVRLGGNGVAFDQLPGVDRVNDFGQFQELRVRSGADPQAVLRALVDRGRVEHFEIARPSLHDIFVRIARPSPEEVAP
- a CDS encoding FG-GAP repeat protein, producing the protein MGTTIFYIYSEGIALNPRNLSICLAISVLCVWGSAQGQWVTFQNQTGIRINAAPAVSTSDPEEKDYAWGDVDQDGDIDLVCVRKNPFSTAGGRPNVLFMNVNGVLTDQTALYASASDVPGDQGFLTSTNDRDVLLVDLNLDGWLDLVTATTVSDGLSKVIGHPRIYRNLGEVSGVWQGFRHEDFRIPQMLSVTGAVANPRFCSVAVGDVTGDGYPDIYYGDYDSGQTGPAENPNNDFDNKLLVNMGAGNPGVFVDESTSRMGSIFNYPGGVGNRNYLYATFGAASIICDINGDGVNDVVKQTALTPPQHVAVVMNNPANVGFFNNYKIVNAQAPYFVSAGDLNNDNRIDLVTTDDNADRYLLNTGNDGSGAPNFNTFSFAFQAGGDDGFGSQSIIIDLDNDGWKDVFISDVDVDGFGCSRRAHIYRNLGNAPNVTLQEASPSVIPTGNLIGTYHSAIFDINGDGYNDIVLGRCNSMEVWINIPPVSINYTIIGGAPQAVAPATSQLLEVDVVPVNGALQPGTITLHYSINGGAFSSTPMTHVSGDRYTASLPAGECGDFIRYYIRGQLVGGGIFYSPSNAPAATYRATIATDEAVALESFEVSDAGWTVQNDPSLTGGAWVRVDPVGTLSGANQAQPEDDYEAAPNVMCWVTGQGVVGGAVGAADVDGGPTHLISPPIDLTGSDAVIRYARWFFGSTGDSMTVAVSNNNGANWTTVETITTSASAWTLASFRVSDYFQNDALTANVRVRFSVVDTGTATTCEGAIDAFEVTSKVCEGGCSCPGNTNGDGQRNGLDIAGFVNCLLGNPGICSCADIDNNGLDMNDISLFVDEILNGQDCSI
- a CDS encoding FG-GAP repeat protein; this translates as MRQSSRAGQFSLFAHWMLFFALLLSGCERPHSEQPVGEIPEGPSDLPTALADGWTSEVQAEAALAQLCRLGAVLTEVGTLPPAAEAELFDRCLLPPLRPEPRETTRLLGIHVERFRGRPESIGRTPPSAAFEAFLAPHGAIDQNARGPYSDAGDSDAQRPLQFDFRVAGIISNSATDFATDVIVRVDSGDGSSRVQQNARWAVSWVWETEEEAGEACSGNMEPVPKAGDRLPRSPMPRIVSILVMGYDELRAEGAMLNGARATELMKNQKPKPGPPSASNSPHRSDLGLAIGDVNGDGLEDVYVGMGAGQPNQLLLQQADGGVREAAREAGVDWTDDTGGVLLIDWDNDGDTDLVASTGATVVFYENDGRGRFTQRHAHLATGPGRFGSLAAADYDLDGDLDVYACRSFDWLVDGPMPQPLHDATNGPADVLLRNDGPRGFADATAAVGLGRGNHRFSSAAAWADYDGDGDADLYVASEFASGRLFRCDGGRFVDVTAQSGLDLAAIGCTACWADFDGDGDLDLFAGNVFSPEGSRIVFQPRFMEDADPASRVAVQRLPQGNGLYVNQGKGTFLNRADESGVRLGGWTSGATLIDFNGDGLEDLFVTNGVLSVAHGGEAASYFWRRVADALGDPGRLAEGHRALAKLRSWMSKGGGWAGSEQTAVYLNLGGGQFCDVSTLGVGGAAAIGSVVAVDWDRDGDLDVWVNSGDATGPRLVRNGLRSAGRRVSLQLVGERCNRDAIGARIEAVIGGRTVVRTVAAGSGRLSQSTLRVLIGLGDADQIDKLSIVWPDARFADQPVVQTRYENLKAGHYTIRQGAAPEEVALEAKR